The DNA region CGAGCAGCCGACAGCAAGGCATCCCATTGAGCATGTTGCAGCACCGTCCAGCCCTGGGCGGTGTCCCAGGTGTACTCGTTGAGAAGACGACTGAGCGCACTCTTGCTGACGAGTTCAGCCCGGTGGAGTGCCGTTTTGGTGGCCGTGTCGAGGAACAGAGCGAGCGCAGCCCCGAGGCTGCGCTGCTGGTAGGGCGTGGCGGGGATGGCGAGGAACTCATCTGCCAGAATGCGGACGCGCTCCCCCGGAATCTGTGACGTAGACACTCCCAGATTCTCCCGGCTGGGAGCGCTTCTCTGCCATTATGCAGGTGCAACTCCTGAGTAATCTGCTCGTATTCCTTCTTCTGGCTAGTGTCTCTGGGACTGAATCGTCCCCACACATCGATGATGATGAGGCGAGGATTCTCGACCTCTTCTAACCAGGCGCGAAGCATTTCAAGCCCGCCAGCCTCCACTGAATCGATCTCAGTAGAAAACTCGATAGGCAGCTCCCCCCAGTTCACTTCGTCGCCTATTTTGTTCAGGCGATCCTTAAGACGCCTTGGAGTGTCCTCTAGAGCAAGGTACAGGACCGCGCCTTGAATGGTTGACCGTCCTAAGAAGGGACGCCCAGCAGCAACGCTTAATCCCAGGTCAAGAGCTGCCCAGGATTTCCCCAACTTAGGAGCGCCTGCGAGCATACACAGCCCAGTCGGGAGCAGCTCTTCGACGATGAACTGCTGCGGAGGCAACTCAGCTTCCATGAGCTCGCTTACCTTAAACCGCCGAGGGTTTAGCTTCACCTCATGGTCTACAAGCTGATCTTGCTGGACAGGTGAACTCCGGCGGACATCATCGAGACTGATCGTGGACATCATGGGGAGGGTGGGGGCATGCGGCAAGTGATGGTTCTGCATGTGATGCTCCTTCAACGGTGGACGGACGGTTGAGGGGGAAAGAAGAAATCCTGCGAAACGGTGCACGCGGGACAGTCGAAACAGCCTCAGGCAGTGAGAGGATTCGGTGAGACGGGGAAAAGGTGCCAGGCGTCCAGGTGAGCGTCCGAACCCGAACCCGGACGAACCCCAATGTGACTCGGCAAGTTCTGGCTCGGCAGGATGTAGAACTCTGCGTGCGTTTCTGCCGTGTCCAGCGCCGCCAGAATGACAATGTCGGTATCCGCTGCGTAGTCTTTGTCGTAGGTGTACTGCCCGTAGAAGCTGGGTCTGGTCTTCGGGAGCCTGAAGCGCCAGGAACCGTCCGCCGACGGCGCGGCAGCTTTGACATCGACCCGCAGACCCTGGATCGTCAGATCGAATTTCTCGCCGTCGACGCTGCGCCACTTCACAGTGAGCCCGCGGCGCGAGGCCGCGTCAGCCACCAGCTGCTCGCCCTTGCGTCCTCGGCGGTTGACAGGGCAGTTTGAAGGAAGCGCAAGGTCTTTGCGCACTCGCTTCACACTTGAGAGGCTTACGCCAGTCCTTTCAGCGATCTCCAGATCGAGGAGTCCATGAGCGTGAGCCGTTTGAATCTGCGCCTTCTGAACAGGTGTAAGGATGTTCTGAACCTCCAGTACGCGGAGCGTGGTGAGCACTAACCAGCAGGATGTCTGCCGGTCTTTGGCGGTGGTGCGGCTACCTGGCCATGACGGCACGGGGGACGTAGGCGGCACTGTGCAGAGCAGCTCGCGCCAGATCTGGTGGTGGACGTGATCGGAACATGGAACCTCCTCCGGCGCTGTGCCGGTACAAAACGAAGCCGCCCAGCCACGGAGGGCAGGACGGCATAAGGGTTGATTTGTTGGTGATCCGCTTAGTGAGGCGCGCAGAGCCTGTGAAGGCGCGCTCCAGAACTCGGTGTCTCCATGCTTGCATACCTGTCAAGAGGGCACGAGATGACTTGCATCCTCAGCGTACGAGGCCTGTCAAGAGCGTTCACCCGGAGCATAGACCCTATGTCAAGAGGCAGATCGGTCAAGGGCACCTGGCCCTGTTCACGTCGTCCACAAAGCGGCTTCTCGTATCGACTGGTCCCCTTTGTCCTTGCACAGGATCACCGCTGTCCTTTTGTTTCGGCAACCGCCTCCAGTCCGGTCACGGTACGCGGCGCTGCCGACTCAAGAAGGCGCTGCGGCGTCAGGCGACGACGTAATGCGGATGAAGAAATGGATGTATCCCGCCGCAGCCATAGAGGTGATCCAGGCTTCCAGGCAGCGCATAAGATCGTAGGAAGGAGCGCCACGGTGGAGGGCAAGATAGGCCGTGTGTTCGCAACTGACCTCAGGCACAAAGTGATCGAGACTGAGCACGGTCAGGGTGCAGCCTATCCCTGCGCGCTCCGCAGACTGGAGGGTGGGCGCCAGGGCATCCTCATGGACGCAGAAGTAGGCGAACCGGAGTTCGCGAAGCTCTTCTGCTTGGAACGTCAGTGGAGAGTTTCCCCTCGAGGGATTGCGGTAAACCATGAGCAGGAGGACGGGCGCATGATGCTTCATCAGCATCAAGCCGAGTTCAAGCGCGATCTCCAGATCGGTAGTCACGATACGCCGCATAGGCTGAGCGCCCGGTTTCACAGCCGGTCTCCTGGGGAGAAGCGCAGGTGGGCCGCCTTGAGGTCCTCATCGAGGAAGGTGACGTAGCGGCGGGTCATCTCCAGACTGCTGTGCCCCAGGATCTGCTGCAACGTGAACACGTCTCCCCCGTTGCGCAGGAACTCCACGGCGAAGCCGCGCCGGAAGGTGTGCGGCGTCGTCGCAGCCCGCTCGAAGCCGGCCGCTTCCGACAGGCGCCGGAGCAGGATGGAGATGCAGCTGCGCGTCATAGGAAGGCCTGTACGGCCCAGGAAGAGCTCCTGAACACCAGCATGGCGTGGCCTGCGCTCGCGGAGCACGTAGGCGTTGATGGCGGTCAGCGCCCGCGTACCGATAGGAACGGAGCGCTCCTTGTCGCCCTTCCCGATCACCCGCAGCACGCCCTTCTCCGGGCGCACGTCGTCGCGGCGCAGGGTGATCAGCTCCTCAAGGCGGATGCCAGTGTCGAAGAAGGTCAGTAGCAGCGCCACGTCGCGCAGAGGCTGCTTGGTCTTGCGCGCCTGAACCAGAAGAGGATTGACCCGTTCGCTGTCCATCGTAGGCAACCGCCGCCGCGGCAGGGTAGGCCGCTCCAGGCGCACGGCAGGATCGCTCGTCAGCAGCTCCTCGCGCTTCGCCCAGCCAAACATCGACTTCAGCGAGCGGACATGCGCGTGGATGCCGCCTGGCGCCAGGCCTTGCCCTTCCAGCCACGTCACGAAGGCCCGCAAGTGCAGAACGGTGGTGGTCACCGGACTCTCGGGCAGGGAGTCTCCTTCTGCCGCGAAGCGGCTCAGCGCCCGCTGCGTGGTCCGGTAAAAGTGCAGCGTCGTCTTGGCGCGGCGCTTGATGCGCAGGTGGTAGTAGAAGTGCTCCCAAAGTTCATCCCAGGTCATCTCTGCTCCTTGACGAGGCGGCAGAACTGGGTGAGTCTGGAGCAAACGATCACTGCTCGTTGTACTGGGTCTATGGTCTGAGTACAAAAGCAAGATTCCCCGTTCTAGACGGGGAATCTTGCGCTTGGTGGCCAGGGCCGGACTTGAACCGGCGACCCAACGATTTTCAGTCGTTTGCTCTACCAGCTGAGCTACCTAGCCGTGCTCCCCGGTGGGGAGACTCTGGCGGTCCGGACGGGATTTGAACCCGCGACCTTCTGCGTGACAGGCAGATATGCTAACCGCTACACTACCGGACCAAACTGGAACTTGTTGTCTTGACCGCAAAATGCGGCGGCGTTAAAGATACCGGCCCCTCCTCCCGGTGTCAACTCTCAAAAGGAGATCTCCGTCACGCTGCGCACCGCCCCAGACTCACCCTCGTCCCAGAGGAGTTCGAGGTATTCGCGCTCATGCAGGGCGTCGATCAGAGCGAACAGGGGGCGCCCCCGGTCATCACGGTGCAGGCGCACGCCGCCCTCGACCGGCGTGTGGCCGTACACCCCGAACCCCAACCCCGCCATCGTCACGTATTCAGGTGTGTCACGAAACCAGGTCTTGGAACTGCGGTCCGAGTAGAACAGGTCGTCGTAGTGAACGTGCTGCGGCAGCGGCGAGACGTGCGCGAACTGCACGCCGCCCAGGCGCACCTCGCGGGGAAAGCTGCTCATCCAGGCGTGAAGGTGCGGCGGCAGGGGCAGTCCGCCGTGTTCCGGGTCGAACTCAGGGTGGGTCAGGCCGCCGCCCGTGCCCAGCAGAAACCGTGGATCGAGCGCGGCGGCGTCATGGTTGCCGAGGAGGATGTGCACCGCGTGCGGCGCGGCCTGCTGGTATGCCCGCAGTTGCTCCAGTGGCCCCAGTTGCGCGCGGGCAGCGAGACGCACATGCTCCGGCTCCAGCGGATCAAAGGGGTCCAGGCCGGTGAGGTGCGCGTAGCCAGCGGCACTTTTCGGATGCACGAGGTCACCGATCAGAATCACCTGATACGCCCCGGCACGCACCGGAGGCGTCGGCAGGCCGTCCAACCCCAGGCAACTCGCCGCCCGCAATGCCTGCCACAGGGTGTCCCAGTCAGCGTGCACGTCCCCGATAGCGATGACCTTATGCACGGCCCTCAGCTCCGGAGGATCGCCTGAAGTTCTTTGTAGATCTCGCGGCTCTCGGCCACTGTTTTGCCGTAGCCGCTCATCAGCAGGCGCTGTGCCTCCTTGCCCTTGCCTGCTGCCCGGATCTGGTCCATCAATTCGTCAATGTGTTGCCGGGCCTTCTCCATCTGCGGATCGCGCGGCGGCTCGGGGGGCAGCGCCGTGCGGCCCGGGTCCGGAGCAGCGTCCAGGGTGGGTTCGAGGTCGGCGGTGTTGGCGCCCTCTTCTGGGTCGTACTCGACCCAGTGGCCTTCTCCGGTGCTGCCCACGCCGTAGAACCGCGCGGCCTCGGCCAGCGCGGCGAGTTTGGCGTCGCGCAGGGTGGGACCGGTGCTCAGGCCCTCGCGGCTCACGCCAGCGGCACTCAGGCGAGCACGCACCACGTAGGGCCCCGCCTGGTCGCAGGCCCAGCCGAGGCTCCAGTCGGCATCGAGGCGGTCGAGATGCTCGGTGAGCCGATCCGGATCGGGCGCCGGCACCACGCGGGCCTGGTCACCACGCACCTCCAGGGTCGCCCACGCCGTCATGCTGGCGCGCAGGGCTTCGCGAACGGGGTCAAGGTCGGGCATGGCCCAGAGTCTAGAGCAGTTCTCCGAATCCCGACTTTCGGGATATGTCTCCACGAAAGTCCCCATTCTCCGTCCTGCTCGCTGAAATGCACGGGCTTCGTCCGGTTGGGAGCCGCCACTCTATTTATTTCAGGTGCCGCCGGGTCAAGCCAGGAGAGAGCAGGCGTTCATGGGCGTCCCACGGCGCTGAAGGCGGTCCCCAGCAGCGCTGAGCCCAGCAGCAGCAGGCCTGCCCCCATCCCCAGCAGCGCCAACATGGTGAATAGAGCGAGGGGCCTGGACCCCGAAACGCGCGGGTCCGATGCCGACACCCAGCGGCCCTGCTGGTCCTGGCGACTGCGCCGCGCGGGATCGGCCCGGACCATCACCGTGCTGCCCACCGGAAGCCGCTCCCGCGCCTGCGCGAGGGCCAGGGCGTCCACCTCCCGCATGAAGCGGCCAAAGTCCATCTGTGGCGGCTGCGCCACCGGCAGGTCGGCCAGGGCCTCCGGGGTCAACTGGGCCTGATTCCCGTCAGAGAGGCGCACGGTCACGGTCAGGCGGACCCGCTCGGTATGAACGCCCCGCGTGACCTTCAGG from Deinococcus reticulitermitis includes:
- a CDS encoding DUF3592 domain-containing protein; protein product: MAATLFTLLFALPLLLLGGLFCWLGAMGLWGYLFGGRRDDPYRWPEVPATVIDHHAEPRYRGNRLKVTRGVHTERVRLTVTVRLSDGNQAQLTPEALADLPVAQPPQMDFGRFMREVDALALAQARERLPVGSTVMVRADPARRSRQDQQGRWVSASDPRVSGSRPLALFTMLALLGMGAGLLLLGSALLGTAFSAVGRP
- a CDS encoding metallophosphoesterase, which codes for MHKVIAIGDVHADWDTLWQALRAASCLGLDGLPTPPVRAGAYQVILIGDLVHPKSAAGYAHLTGLDPFDPLEPEHVRLAARAQLGPLEQLRAYQQAAPHAVHILLGNHDAAALDPRFLLGTGGGLTHPEFDPEHGGLPLPPHLHAWMSSFPREVRLGGVQFAHVSPLPQHVHYDDLFYSDRSSKTWFRDTPEYVTMAGLGFGVYGHTPVEGGVRLHRDDRGRPLFALIDALHEREYLELLWDEGESGAVRSVTEISF
- a CDS encoding single-stranded DNA-binding protein, which translates into the protein MPDLDPVREALRASMTAWATLEVRGDQARVVPAPDPDRLTEHLDRLDADWSLGWACDQAGPYVVRARLSAAGVSREGLSTGPTLRDAKLAALAEAARFYGVGSTGEGHWVEYDPEEGANTADLEPTLDAAPDPGRTALPPEPPRDPQMEKARQHIDELMDQIRAAGKGKEAQRLLMSGYGKTVAESREIYKELQAILRS
- a CDS encoding tyrosine-type recombinase/integrase: MTWDELWEHFYYHLRIKRRAKTTLHFYRTTQRALSRFAAEGDSLPESPVTTTVLHLRAFVTWLEGQGLAPGGIHAHVRSLKSMFGWAKREELLTSDPAVRLERPTLPRRRLPTMDSERVNPLLVQARKTKQPLRDVALLLTFFDTGIRLEELITLRRDDVRPEKGVLRVIGKGDKERSVPIGTRALTAINAYVLRERRPRHAGVQELFLGRTGLPMTRSCISILLRRLSEAAGFERAATTPHTFRRGFAVEFLRNGGDVFTLQQILGHSSLEMTRRYVTFLDEDLKAAHLRFSPGDRL